Proteins encoded within one genomic window of Oceanococcus sp. HetDA_MAG_MS8:
- a CDS encoding ATP-binding cassette domain-containing protein, translating into MLELIDLQHAYGEQTVLRMPPTHLEPGEQVAVVGPSGCGKTTLLHVVAGLLQPTHGQVIMQGQDVYALSASQRDRFRGRQVGIVFQKLHLLPALTLRQNLLLAQRLAGAAQDHPAVDALIADLGLADLHYKKPAQLSLGQAQRAAVARALVHKPALLLADEPTSSLDAANADRVLTLLKVHAQLAGATLLVVTHDQRLQGQLDRDIVLGGDA; encoded by the coding sequence GTGCTTGAGCTTATTGACCTGCAACATGCCTACGGCGAGCAAACGGTTTTGCGCATGCCACCAACACATCTGGAGCCCGGGGAGCAGGTGGCGGTGGTGGGGCCTTCCGGTTGTGGGAAGACCACCTTGTTGCACGTTGTGGCCGGGCTTTTACAGCCCACCCATGGGCAGGTGATCATGCAAGGGCAGGATGTGTACGCCCTCTCGGCGAGTCAGCGTGATCGCTTTCGGGGGCGCCAGGTGGGCATCGTGTTTCAGAAGTTGCACTTATTGCCCGCATTGACCCTGCGTCAAAACCTGCTGCTGGCGCAGCGGCTGGCAGGTGCTGCGCAGGACCACCCTGCCGTTGATGCGCTTATAGCCGATTTGGGTCTGGCTGATCTGCACTACAAGAAGCCCGCCCAGCTCAGCCTGGGGCAGGCCCAGCGCGCCGCTGTTGCCAGAGCGCTGGTCCATAAGCCCGCACTGCTGCTGGCCGATGAGCCCACCTCGAGCTTGGATGCCGCCAATGCCGACCGCGTGCTCACCCTGCTGAAGGTACATGCGCAGCTGGCGGGTGCCACATTACTGGTTGTGACCCATGACCAGCGCTTACAAGGCCAATTGGATCGGGACATTGTGTTGGGTGGTGATGCATGA
- a CDS encoding M1 family metallopeptidase → MTPPNLIMQLLQSAFGVFIACGFLACSEEQQATQNGTTTQAASAPPAPQVRVQDMFSFAQPEVVQIQDLQLDLKLDFESRQLSGWATYTLDWKTSAPKSLVLDTRDLTIHAVQGLDAGQWHDLDYALDAPDPVFGAKLSITSPMPFPRIRLRYTTSAQASGLQWLRPAMTEGGALPFMFSQSQQIHARSWVPLQDTPQVRFTYSARITAPEEVMVLMSADNDPQAERDGEYRFNMPQPIPSYLLAIAAGDLVFKPISERSGVWAEPSAVDAAVAEFADTETMIEVTEKLYGPYRWGRYDMLVLPPSFPYGGMENPRLSFITPTVIVGDKSLVSLIAHELAHSWSGNLVTFAAPHEGWLNEGFTSYVESRIVEELYGTGQVAMERTIARNALRVKYAEIEPELELLAPEPGVLATPDESSSATIYTKGAWFLQFLEERFGRDVFDPFLRGYFDHFAFQSITNSAFLDYLKQHLLEPYPGRVRMSEVEEWLFQPGIPAQAPVTRSQRFSAVDQAREQWLRQGELPQAELTQAWVTQEWVYFLEGMPATLEVAQLAALDAAYGFTGTANGEIAQRWYPLSIRSDYVAARPAIANFLRNVGRRKLIMPSYRALVATPAGLAFAQQTFERARPGYHPITTGSVDAVIRRAQQRYAAQEEDQEQEQEQEQD, encoded by the coding sequence ATGACACCCCCAAACCTCATTATGCAGCTGCTTCAATCCGCGTTCGGCGTCTTCATCGCTTGTGGTTTTCTGGCCTGTTCCGAAGAACAGCAAGCCACCCAGAATGGGACTACAACTCAAGCTGCGTCAGCGCCGCCTGCGCCCCAAGTTCGCGTTCAAGACATGTTCTCCTTCGCCCAGCCAGAGGTGGTTCAAATCCAGGATCTGCAGCTAGATCTCAAGCTGGATTTTGAGTCACGCCAGCTCTCGGGGTGGGCGACCTATACCTTAGACTGGAAGACTTCTGCGCCCAAGTCGCTGGTGCTGGATACGCGCGACTTGACCATCCATGCGGTTCAAGGGCTTGATGCCGGCCAGTGGCACGATCTGGATTATGCGCTTGATGCGCCGGACCCAGTCTTTGGCGCCAAGCTCAGTATCACCAGCCCCATGCCCTTTCCACGCATACGCCTGCGGTACACCACCTCTGCGCAGGCTTCGGGCTTGCAGTGGCTGCGGCCTGCGATGACGGAGGGTGGAGCCTTGCCGTTCATGTTTAGCCAATCGCAGCAAATTCACGCGCGCTCCTGGGTGCCGCTACAGGACACGCCTCAGGTGCGCTTCACCTACAGCGCCCGTATCACCGCGCCTGAAGAGGTCATGGTGCTGATGAGTGCGGATAACGACCCTCAGGCTGAGCGCGATGGCGAATACCGCTTCAACATGCCACAGCCTATTCCCTCCTATTTATTGGCGATTGCAGCCGGCGATTTGGTGTTCAAACCCATCAGCGAGCGTAGCGGGGTTTGGGCAGAGCCCAGCGCGGTCGATGCGGCGGTTGCGGAGTTTGCCGATACCGAAACCATGATTGAGGTGACCGAGAAGCTCTATGGTCCGTATCGCTGGGGCCGTTACGATATGTTGGTGTTGCCCCCCTCCTTCCCCTACGGAGGGATGGAGAATCCGCGCCTCAGCTTTATAACGCCCACTGTGATTGTGGGCGACAAATCGTTGGTGTCGCTCATTGCCCATGAGCTGGCGCATAGTTGGTCGGGGAATTTGGTCACCTTCGCCGCGCCGCACGAAGGCTGGCTCAACGAGGGCTTTACCAGTTATGTGGAGAGCCGCATTGTGGAGGAGCTATACGGCACCGGACAGGTGGCTATGGAACGCACGATTGCCCGCAATGCGCTGCGCGTGAAGTACGCCGAGATTGAGCCCGAGTTAGAGCTTTTGGCGCCAGAGCCGGGCGTGTTAGCGACTCCAGATGAGTCCAGCAGTGCCACGATTTACACCAAAGGGGCGTGGTTCCTGCAGTTTTTGGAAGAGCGTTTTGGCCGTGATGTGTTTGATCCCTTTTTACGTGGTTACTTCGATCACTTTGCCTTTCAAAGCATCACGAACAGCGCGTTTCTGGACTATCTCAAACAACACCTTTTAGAGCCGTATCCTGGGCGGGTGCGCATGAGCGAGGTAGAGGAGTGGCTGTTCCAGCCAGGTATTCCCGCGCAAGCCCCCGTGACTCGCTCCCAGAGGTTTTCGGCGGTAGATCAAGCGCGTGAACAATGGTTGAGGCAGGGCGAGTTGCCCCAGGCGGAACTGACCCAGGCTTGGGTCACTCAAGAGTGGGTGTATTTTCTGGAAGGCATGCCGGCCACCTTGGAAGTCGCACAGTTAGCAGCCCTGGATGCGGCCTATGGGTTCACGGGAACGGCCAACGGGGAAATCGCCCAACGTTGGTATCCGCTCAGTATTCGCAGTGACTATGTTGCCGCGCGTCCCGCCATCGCCAATTTTTTGCGCAATGTCGGACGGCGCAAGCTCATCATGCCCAGCTATAGAGCCCTGGTGGCAACGCCAGCCGGGCTGGCTTTTGCCCAGCAGACCTTTGAGCGAGCACGCCCCGGTTACCACCCTATTACGACCGGGTCCGTAGATGCGGTGATCCGTCGAGCTCAGCAGCGTTATGCGGCTCAGGAGGAGGACCAAGAGCAGGAACAAGAGCAGGAGCAAGATTAG
- a CDS encoding winged helix-turn-helix transcriptional regulator — translation MKMSLEYSNKQLEKATAIFKALADPERLDILVSLASGEASVSELAQARQQRLGTVSARLQVLSRANLLRRRRDGQVVLYSLADDHVVELIENALAHADEDHPGHAD, via the coding sequence ATGAAAATGTCACTCGAGTACAGCAACAAACAACTGGAAAAAGCGACGGCCATTTTTAAAGCCTTGGCTGACCCAGAGCGCTTGGACATCCTGGTGTCGCTGGCCTCGGGTGAGGCCTCCGTGAGCGAGTTGGCGCAGGCACGTCAGCAGCGCTTAGGCACCGTATCGGCCCGGTTGCAGGTGCTGTCCCGCGCCAATCTGCTGCGCCGTCGTCGTGATGGTCAAGTGGTGCTGTATTCGCTGGCCGATGACCACGTCGTAGAACTTATCGAAAACGCATTGGCACACGCCGATGAAGATCACCCAGGGCACGCGGACTAA
- a CDS encoding alpha/beta fold hydrolase: MTVAAQLPMAISGAPQASAAQPTIAQPLCVPARDGFSLGATWFKAATESSSRWLIINSATAVPQRYYRHFASYMSAAGFNVLTFDYRGMGLSRPQSLRGFRALASDWAELDMAGVIDWVHDEHGPEQLIVVGHSIGGQLMGLVDNPHKVDAMLTVSSQSGYWRLQGGEQKWAVLAHMHLTFPVLSRLFGYMPWSKLGSSEDMPQAAALQWAAWCRHPDYVLGDARLPLQRYQHFSAPVLAYSVADDKWGTARAVDAMMRAYPQVERRHIQPQTWGLKQLGHFGYFRPSAQVLWSEALEWLDSLPQAQRLTGVVHSGSPCWSLRQ, encoded by the coding sequence ATGACTGTAGCGGCGCAGCTGCCGATGGCTATCTCAGGTGCACCGCAGGCCTCAGCGGCGCAGCCGACCATAGCGCAGCCACTTTGCGTTCCAGCCAGGGACGGATTCAGCCTGGGGGCGACCTGGTTTAAAGCCGCGACCGAATCCAGTTCTCGTTGGCTCATCATCAACAGTGCTACGGCAGTGCCGCAACGGTACTACCGGCATTTCGCCAGCTACATGAGTGCGGCGGGGTTCAACGTGTTGACCTTCGATTATCGCGGTATGGGCTTATCCAGGCCTCAGTCTCTAAGGGGTTTCCGAGCCTTGGCCAGCGATTGGGCGGAGCTTGATATGGCCGGAGTCATTGATTGGGTCCATGATGAGCATGGTCCAGAGCAGCTGATCGTCGTCGGTCACAGTATCGGTGGCCAGCTCATGGGGCTGGTCGACAATCCGCACAAAGTGGACGCCATGCTCACCGTATCCTCACAAAGTGGGTATTGGCGCTTGCAAGGAGGCGAGCAGAAGTGGGCTGTGTTGGCGCATATGCATCTGACTTTTCCGGTGTTGTCCCGGCTTTTTGGTTACATGCCCTGGAGCAAACTAGGCAGCAGCGAAGATATGCCCCAAGCCGCCGCTTTGCAGTGGGCGGCCTGGTGTCGCCACCCAGACTATGTGTTGGGAGATGCCCGCCTTCCCCTTCAACGCTATCAGCACTTCAGCGCTCCGGTGTTGGCTTACAGCGTGGCCGACGATAAATGGGGTACTGCGCGGGCGGTGGATGCCATGATGCGCGCTTACCCTCAGGTGGAGCGCAGGCATATACAGCCACAGACATGGGGTTTAAAGCAGCTAGGCCACTTTGGTTATTTCAGGCCCAGTGCACAAGTGCTGTGGAGCGAGGCTTTGGAGTGGCTGGATTCTCTGCCGCAGGCGCAGCGCTTGACGGGGGTGGTGCATAGCGGTTCGCCATGCTGGAGTTTGCGTCAATAA
- a CDS encoding ABC transporter permease: protein MSWLQFVALNLRHNALGTAVNLILLVLGTASIALLLLATHHFQQQVSRDAQGIDLVIGAKGSPLQLVLSSVYHADMPTGNIPLESARRWRQDPRVQAVIPLSLGDSHRGYRIVGTTHEYPSLYAAKPQAGRLWEQPMEIVAGTTAAQQANIAVGDRFAGAHGLAEGGHRHQDRLYHVVGILQPTGTVLDRLLLTSLQSVWAVHGDAHDEDQHHMEPSGESDDGHHDEDKHHAHRRPENDHDHAEDEALEDHSHIHQEKEADRDFHGHHDEHDHDHDNEGGDGENDEGALHHEGEHPHNDADREVTALLIQYATPMAALSLPREVNAQPLLQAAVPAKELTRLLQFIGVGRDLVLVFAGLLILGAALSILAALYNALRTRRFDLAMLRCLGATRLQLLQCILLEGVVQTAVGLAVGVALGHGILAAMNIWLPVAQAGALSPWVWLPQETALLGVVLLLGLLASALPAWQAYRTDVAHTLGGQ from the coding sequence ATGAGTTGGCTGCAATTCGTGGCTCTCAATCTGCGCCACAACGCCCTGGGCACGGCCGTCAACCTGATACTGCTAGTTTTAGGCACGGCCAGCATTGCTTTGCTTTTGTTGGCCACTCATCACTTCCAGCAACAGGTGTCGCGTGATGCCCAAGGCATTGACTTAGTTATTGGAGCCAAGGGCAGCCCGTTGCAACTGGTGCTGTCCAGCGTTTATCACGCGGATATGCCCACCGGGAATATTCCCCTGGAGTCTGCACGGCGGTGGCGCCAAGATCCGAGGGTGCAGGCCGTGATCCCGCTGTCGCTGGGGGACAGTCATCGCGGGTATCGCATCGTAGGAACCACGCATGAATATCCAAGTTTATATGCAGCGAAGCCTCAGGCTGGGCGGCTGTGGGAGCAGCCCATGGAGATTGTGGCCGGTACCACAGCCGCCCAGCAGGCCAATATTGCTGTGGGCGATCGCTTTGCGGGCGCGCATGGCTTGGCGGAGGGCGGGCATAGGCACCAAGACCGCCTTTACCATGTGGTGGGAATTTTGCAGCCCACGGGTACGGTTCTGGACCGGCTGCTATTGACCTCGCTGCAGAGCGTTTGGGCGGTGCACGGCGATGCGCACGATGAGGATCAGCATCACATGGAGCCCTCAGGCGAAAGCGACGACGGCCACCATGATGAGGACAAGCACCATGCGCATCGTCGCCCGGAGAACGACCATGACCATGCCGAGGATGAGGCGCTCGAAGACCACTCCCATATTCATCAAGAGAAAGAGGCAGACCGCGACTTCCACGGCCACCATGATGAGCATGACCACGACCATGACAACGAGGGTGGGGATGGGGAGAATGACGAGGGCGCGCTCCATCATGAGGGGGAGCACCCTCACAACGATGCCGACCGCGAGGTCACCGCGCTGCTCATTCAGTACGCCACGCCGATGGCGGCACTCAGCCTGCCGCGGGAGGTGAATGCCCAGCCATTGCTGCAGGCCGCCGTGCCTGCCAAGGAGCTCACGCGTCTGCTGCAATTCATCGGTGTGGGGCGTGATCTGGTTTTGGTCTTTGCTGGCCTGCTGATTCTGGGGGCGGCGTTGAGCATATTAGCCGCGCTCTACAATGCCCTGCGTACGCGGCGTTTCGACCTTGCCATGTTGCGCTGCCTGGGTGCGACGCGGCTGCAGCTCTTGCAGTGCATCCTGCTCGAGGGAGTCGTGCAAACAGCCGTGGGTTTGGCTGTGGGCGTGGCGCTCGGTCATGGGATATTGGCCGCCATGAACATCTGGCTACCTGTGGCACAGGCCGGCGCTTTGAGCCCTTGGGTATGGTTGCCCCAAGAGACTGCGCTGTTGGGGGTGGTGTTGCTACTCGGTCTCCTGGCCTCGGCATTGCCGGCTTGGCAGGCCTATCGCACCGATGTGGCCCACACTCTGGGTGGGCAATAA
- a CDS encoding HAMP domain-containing protein — protein sequence MTTFRPHLNMYQRKIRLVAIFAVAIVAGAAMLSVWAVKSTERHLEQANVAHSLLSEHLQLSVYAYRLFKQLTDEILLGTQANQTIVRNKRASIAESLARIRMLELEQRRALGAAAAPGAVEDTGALEELIDTIIAEFEALFPLPAGRARALKVNTILEDRIDISFREAVNAALERQQAVVQRMNQKIDRVHVQLVGASVGLALVAIIGALLVTQVLVRGISAPLGALQRAAKLLGRGELQHRVPRGFDIEFDRMAEAFNTMASQLSEQVRQREDARHELEQSVLARTQELTEANAALQRADSVRRHFFADVSHELRTPLTIIRGEAQVALRGKDRDGADYRDALTSILDQSIGLSRLVEDMLFIARADAQTIRLNRRFVDPVQLSRDVLKDVRQLAQNRQIDLSVTAPEGEDLQLLGDPDRLRQLLLILLDNAIRYSADGQQILLQWKTAEDCIELLVRDYGRGIDAEDLPYIFDRFFRGHGQNDASASNGLGLGLAVAKAIVTAHDGSIQASSAPQQGTQFLLRFPLEKEAA from the coding sequence GTGACGACATTCCGACCGCACCTGAACATGTATCAGCGAAAGATCCGACTCGTTGCCATCTTCGCTGTAGCGATCGTCGCTGGAGCTGCCATGCTCTCGGTGTGGGCTGTGAAATCCACAGAACGTCATCTTGAGCAGGCCAATGTTGCCCACAGCTTGCTGTCCGAGCATTTGCAGCTTTCTGTATATGCCTATCGACTTTTCAAACAGCTCACTGACGAAATCTTGCTGGGCACACAAGCCAACCAAACCATCGTTCGCAACAAGCGTGCATCCATCGCTGAATCCTTGGCACGCATTCGGATGCTGGAGCTAGAACAGCGGCGGGCTTTAGGTGCAGCAGCAGCCCCTGGCGCCGTCGAAGACACCGGCGCATTGGAAGAGCTGATCGACACAATCATTGCCGAATTTGAGGCCTTGTTCCCACTCCCAGCTGGGCGTGCACGTGCCCTGAAAGTGAACACCATCCTTGAAGACCGCATCGACATCAGCTTTAGGGAAGCTGTGAACGCTGCGTTAGAACGCCAACAAGCCGTTGTTCAGCGCATGAACCAAAAAATCGATCGCGTACACGTACAACTCGTGGGGGCGTCTGTGGGTCTGGCTTTAGTCGCGATTATTGGCGCGCTGCTGGTCACGCAGGTCCTGGTTCGCGGCATTTCCGCGCCCCTAGGCGCACTTCAGCGAGCGGCGAAATTGCTCGGGCGAGGCGAGTTGCAACATCGCGTCCCACGCGGCTTCGATATTGAGTTCGACCGCATGGCTGAGGCCTTTAATACCATGGCCTCCCAGCTCTCAGAGCAGGTGCGTCAGCGCGAAGATGCCCGGCATGAATTGGAGCAATCGGTGCTCGCCCGCACCCAAGAGCTGACCGAGGCGAATGCGGCTTTACAGCGGGCAGACAGTGTGCGCCGCCACTTCTTCGCGGATGTGAGTCATGAGCTACGCACGCCACTGACAATCATTCGGGGTGAGGCCCAAGTGGCATTGCGAGGCAAAGACCGGGACGGCGCCGATTACCGCGACGCACTCACCTCCATTCTTGACCAAAGCATTGGCTTGAGCCGCTTGGTTGAAGACATGCTCTTCATCGCCCGCGCCGACGCCCAAACCATTCGCCTGAATCGCCGCTTCGTAGACCCGGTCCAGCTCAGCCGAGATGTACTCAAAGACGTTCGCCAATTGGCTCAGAACCGGCAGATTGATTTGAGTGTCACCGCACCTGAAGGCGAGGACCTGCAGTTGCTTGGCGACCCGGACAGACTGCGCCAGTTGCTGCTCATCTTGCTGGACAATGCCATTCGCTATTCCGCGGATGGGCAGCAAATTCTTCTGCAGTGGAAAACTGCCGAGGATTGCATCGAACTGCTGGTACGTGACTACGGCCGGGGTATTGATGCTGAGGATTTGCCCTACATCTTTGATCGATTCTTCCGCGGCCATGGGCAAAACGATGCTTCTGCAAGTAATGGCTTAGGTTTAGGCTTGGCTGTCGCAAAAGCCATCGTCACTGCACATGATGGTTCTATACAGGCAAGCAGCGCACCACAGCAGGGCACGCAGTTCCTGTTGCGATTTCCACTGGAGAAAGAGGCCGCGTGA
- a CDS encoding response regulator transcription factor gives MNILLVEDDARVARFIAKGLTAEGYNCDIVGAAQPAWDFLRISTPDLIILDRMLPGTDGVSLCEEIRAKGYAMPVLMLTAMDAVEERVGGLRAGADDYMTKPFDFDELLARIEALARRLPQAPDNRDFALGPLRIDTRSRRSWVDEVELNLTALEFDLLRLFVENLDTALSRERILNRVWGQSVDPLTNVVDVYIGRLRRKLESTTARGMLQTVRGVGYRLSLPQDT, from the coding sequence GTGAATATTTTGCTGGTTGAAGACGACGCTCGCGTCGCACGCTTTATCGCTAAGGGCCTTACCGCTGAAGGATACAACTGCGATATCGTCGGTGCGGCGCAGCCGGCCTGGGATTTTCTGCGAATCTCTACACCAGACCTCATCATTCTCGATCGTATGTTGCCAGGCACCGACGGCGTGAGCCTGTGCGAGGAAATCCGGGCAAAAGGCTATGCCATGCCCGTACTGATGTTAACGGCGATGGATGCGGTCGAGGAACGCGTTGGCGGCTTGCGCGCAGGCGCTGACGACTACATGACCAAGCCCTTCGATTTTGATGAGCTTCTGGCCCGTATTGAAGCGCTGGCGCGGCGCCTTCCCCAAGCCCCGGACAATCGCGACTTTGCACTCGGCCCATTGCGCATCGATACCCGTTCTCGACGTAGCTGGGTCGACGAGGTCGAGCTTAATCTCACGGCCTTGGAGTTCGATCTACTCAGGTTGTTTGTGGAGAACTTGGATACGGCCCTATCCCGAGAACGCATTTTGAATCGGGTGTGGGGGCAATCTGTAGACCCACTGACAAACGTTGTAGATGTGTACATCGGCCGCTTGCGTCGCAAGCTCGAAAGCACCACAGCCCGCGGCATGCTGCAAACCGTACGCGGCGTAGGCTACCGCCTGAGCTTGCCGCAGGACACTTAA
- a CDS encoding LysR family transcriptional regulator yields the protein MDHWPLMHTFYAVVQAGSFVGAANQLELTPSVISKRVAKLEEQLGAQLLRRSTRKLALTEAGHRLAKHCARIIAELQQAEEAVHSLQSQPRGQLRMTTVQSISQLLLAPMLAGFHARYPDIQLQIHASDQMVDLLSEGFDLALRVTDRPPPDMVAKRLTTVQFAMCASPEYLAEHGTPDDVDMLVSHMCLGYSGLGNMQWLFRYQGRPVQAAVRPALEVNSAEVLRQLVLDGVGLALLPNYSVVDDLKQGRLRQVLNHYQGFGAAHLYAVYPASRFGSPKLHAFIECLEERIQELNL from the coding sequence ATGGACCATTGGCCTTTGATGCACACCTTTTACGCCGTCGTCCAGGCCGGTAGCTTTGTAGGTGCAGCCAATCAGCTGGAACTGACGCCCTCGGTGATCAGTAAACGTGTGGCGAAACTGGAGGAGCAGTTGGGAGCACAGCTGTTAAGGCGCAGCACCCGTAAGTTAGCCCTCACAGAGGCCGGCCACCGACTGGCCAAGCACTGCGCCCGCATCATCGCTGAACTACAACAAGCTGAAGAGGCCGTGCACAGCTTGCAATCTCAGCCGCGTGGACAGCTCAGGATGACGACGGTGCAGTCCATCAGTCAGCTATTGCTGGCCCCGATGTTGGCGGGTTTCCATGCGCGATATCCGGATATTCAGCTACAAATCCACGCCAGCGACCAGATGGTGGACCTCTTGAGCGAAGGCTTCGACCTCGCCCTCCGAGTCACGGATCGACCACCGCCTGACATGGTGGCCAAGCGCCTGACCACCGTACAATTCGCCATGTGCGCCTCGCCCGAATATCTCGCCGAGCACGGCACTCCGGATGATGTCGACATGCTGGTGTCCCATATGTGCTTGGGTTACTCCGGGCTGGGCAATATGCAGTGGCTGTTTCGCTACCAAGGTCGCCCAGTCCAAGCCGCAGTGAGGCCAGCCCTGGAAGTGAACAGCGCGGAGGTTCTACGCCAGCTGGTGCTCGACGGTGTGGGGCTGGCTTTGCTGCCCAACTACAGCGTCGTTGACGACCTGAAGCAGGGTCGCCTACGCCAGGTTTTAAATCATTACCAAGGATTCGGGGCTGCTCACTTATACGCGGTGTATCCCGCGAGCCGTTTTGGCTCGCCCAAACTACATGCCTTCATCGAGTGCTTAGAAGAGCGCATTCAAGAGCTCAACTTGTAA
- a CDS encoding GTP-binding protein yields MPLIHAVATNIMTGFLGVGKTTAIRHLLASKPASERWAVLVNEFGEVGIDGALFHSQANEQGGIFIREVPGGCMCCAAGLPMQVALNTLLQQARPDRLLIEPTGLGHPVEVMQTLGAPHYAGVLDLRATITLVDARKVSDSRYTSHPTFVQQLQIADVIVANKSDTYAVDDLDRLQHFMAQTIGTEAPVHAVKQGRLDIAWLAEPARSAAALAQENAKTHAHERGTQTLSPPTSAADSEQGFVRVDNAGDGFVSRGWVFEPHYVFSASKLRAGLSTLALQRLKAVIVTDEGVLSLNMVDEELSISHRDDCLDSRLECITDQPEELDRVDTILWSCVLEGPLDGRLSTDKPQ; encoded by the coding sequence ATGCCCCTCATTCATGCGGTAGCCACCAACATCATGACCGGCTTTCTCGGTGTAGGGAAAACCACAGCGATACGGCATCTTCTGGCAAGTAAGCCAGCATCCGAGCGCTGGGCGGTTCTGGTTAATGAGTTTGGCGAGGTGGGCATTGATGGTGCCCTGTTTCATAGCCAGGCCAACGAACAGGGCGGGATTTTTATTCGCGAAGTTCCGGGCGGCTGTATGTGCTGTGCTGCGGGGCTACCCATGCAGGTCGCCCTGAATACGCTGCTACAACAGGCGCGCCCCGATCGCCTGCTGATTGAACCCACCGGTTTGGGCCATCCGGTAGAAGTGATGCAGACGCTGGGTGCCCCGCACTATGCCGGGGTGTTGGATCTGCGAGCGACGATCACTTTGGTCGACGCCCGTAAGGTGTCGGACTCCCGCTACACCAGCCACCCCACCTTTGTGCAGCAGTTACAAATCGCCGATGTGATCGTGGCCAATAAGTCCGATACCTATGCGGTAGATGATCTGGACCGTCTCCAGCATTTCATGGCGCAGACCATTGGCACCGAAGCCCCGGTGCATGCCGTGAAGCAGGGTCGTCTCGACATCGCTTGGCTGGCTGAGCCAGCACGGAGCGCGGCCGCGCTAGCGCAGGAGAATGCCAAGACGCATGCCCACGAGCGCGGCACCCAAACACTGTCGCCCCCCACCTCGGCAGCAGATTCCGAGCAGGGCTTTGTGCGGGTCGATAATGCCGGGGACGGCTTCGTCAGCCGCGGCTGGGTCTTCGAGCCCCATTATGTTTTTTCCGCATCCAAACTGCGCGCTGGTTTAAGCACACTGGCTTTGCAGCGACTCAAGGCGGTGATAGTCACCGACGAAGGCGTGCTGAGCCTGAACATGGTGGATGAGGAACTCAGCATCAGCCATCGGGATGACTGCCTGGATAGCCGTTTAGAGTGCATCACGGACCAGCCCGAAGAGCTGGATCGTGTGGACACCATATTGTGGAGCTGCGTGCTCGAAGGACCTCTTGACGGCAGACTGAGCACAGACAAACCTCAGTAG
- a CDS encoding prolyl oligopeptidase family serine peptidase: MRELRAIGLALVGVLAVQACGGGRPDKLGAAEVLRADNHPAGEPLAGIKTELIRIDSSAVQQALTPVPAAEDPRLPEAILSYLPGSEPTRLVVMCHGLNQDVRRVWVQHTEAVARSDTAALATNYRDNFRFPIAKGAHDVIAATLQVKARFPSIETVYLMGVSMGGAVAATAITESIALSADGQSLFQHWIAPEPLTNLVEAWAEASVALPAIAADIEHDAGGTPLQVPAEYVRRSGALNADMMAAGDLKTLTMTHAVNDGLVVYNQAREMATAAAAFGIPTQLWTVLRVAPEQDTGSQLTAAITGFIGAPDPTQPLGLSGHGWEGDPHHPIMRIAFEQLEMLLDGSYDESLPYAEYLVDEGEPGL, encoded by the coding sequence ATGCGAGAACTACGGGCCATTGGCTTGGCGCTGGTAGGCGTGCTGGCTGTGCAAGCCTGCGGGGGCGGGCGTCCCGATAAGCTGGGTGCGGCGGAGGTTCTCCGCGCTGATAACCACCCAGCAGGCGAGCCCTTAGCGGGCATCAAGACCGAGCTTATTCGCATTGATTCCAGCGCTGTTCAGCAAGCCCTAACCCCGGTTCCTGCCGCCGAGGACCCCCGCCTGCCAGAGGCTATCCTGAGTTACTTACCCGGCTCTGAGCCCACTAGGCTGGTGGTGATGTGCCACGGTTTGAATCAAGATGTGCGCAGGGTGTGGGTGCAGCATACGGAAGCCGTCGCGCGGAGCGATACGGCTGCACTCGCAACCAACTACCGCGACAATTTCCGCTTTCCCATTGCCAAGGGGGCGCATGACGTCATCGCGGCAACCTTGCAGGTCAAAGCCCGTTTTCCAAGTATCGAAACGGTCTACTTAATGGGCGTGTCTATGGGGGGCGCTGTCGCCGCGACGGCCATTACAGAGTCCATCGCCTTGTCAGCAGATGGACAATCGCTATTTCAGCACTGGATTGCCCCGGAGCCGCTCACCAATTTAGTTGAGGCTTGGGCGGAGGCCAGTGTGGCCTTGCCGGCAATCGCGGCAGACATAGAACATGATGCTGGCGGCACGCCGCTTCAGGTTCCGGCCGAATATGTGCGGCGGAGTGGGGCGCTTAATGCCGATATGATGGCGGCTGGTGACTTAAAAACCCTGACCATGACCCATGCCGTCAATGATGGGCTGGTGGTTTACAACCAAGCTCGCGAGATGGCGACCGCCGCCGCAGCATTTGGCATTCCGACGCAGCTTTGGACGGTTTTGCGCGTGGCTCCGGAGCAAGACACAGGGAGCCAACTCACAGCGGCGATTACAGGGTTTATTGGGGCCCCAGACCCCACGCAGCCCCTGGGGTTGTCGGGACATGGCTGGGAGGGTGACCCGCATCACCCTATTATGCGGATCGCCTTCGAGCAGTTAGAGATGTTGCTCGACGGCAGTTATGACGAATCGCTGCCCTATGCCGAGTACTTGGTCGATGAGGGTGAGCCCGGCCTCTAA